The bacterium genomic interval GCGCGGACCGAGGGTGTGGGCTCGGCGGTCACGAGCGTCTTCTTCTTCCAGCTCGAAGAGATGAAGAAGATCCTCGGGGTCCCCGACGACACCTGGCACTTCGCGGCCTGCGTGAGCTTCGGCTACCCGACCGGGCGCTGGGGCGTCGCGCCGCGGATCCCGGTCCACGAGGTGTCGTTCCGGAACTCGTGGGACGGGGACCTCGGATTCGAGATTCCCGAGCCGCTCTTCCAGATGGACTGAGCCGCATGGCGGAATTCGACGCGGTCATGTGGGATTTCGGCGGAGTCTTCTCGCCGTCGCCCTTCACGACGGTCACGACCCTCGGGCGCGAGAAGGGATACGACCCCGACCGCTTCTTTGCCGCGGTCTTCGGCCCCTACGACGTGGACGGTGACCATCCGTGGCACCGCCTCGAGCGGGGGGAACTCGACTTCATGGGCGCGCGGGAGGAGATCATGTCCCTCGCGCGGGCCGAGGGCATGGAGGCGGATCCGATCGAGCTCTTCACCCGGATGGGTGAGGTCGGCGGCGGCATGCGGGCCGAGGTCATCGCGATGGCGACGACACTCAAGACCCGCGGCTTCCAGACCGCGATCGTGACGAACAACGCCCGGGAGTTCCGCGAGAACTGGACGAAGTCGGTTCCGATCGACGAGATCTGTCACGCGATCGTCGACTCGAGCGAGATCGGGATCCGCAAGCCGGATCCCCGGATCTTCGAGCACGCCCTCGTGACGCTCGGCGGGGTCGACCCGAACCGAGCGATCTTCGTCGACGACTTCGAGGCCAACGTCGAGGCGGCGGAGGCCCTCGGCTTCCGCGGCGTCCTGATGAAGGACGACTATCATCCGGCGCTCGAGGAGATCGAGCGATTGACGCGTTAGGTCACGGCGCGTCCACAGCCCGAGGACTGACCGAATGATCCGGCGATCGCCGATTCCCTTGCTGTGCACGAGC includes:
- a CDS encoding HAD family phosphatase — translated: MAEFDAVMWDFGGVFSPSPFTTVTTLGREKGYDPDRFFAAVFGPYDVDGDHPWHRLERGELDFMGAREEIMSLARAEGMEADPIELFTRMGEVGGGMRAEVIAMATTLKTRGFQTAIVTNNAREFRENWTKSVPIDEICHAIVDSSEIGIRKPDPRIFEHALVTLGGVDPNRAIFVDDFEANVEAAEALGFRGVLMKDDYHPALEEIERLTR